Below is a window of Leishmania panamensis strain MHOM/PA/94/PSC-1 chromosome 30 sequence DNA.
GCATCTTTGCCGGCGTGAAACTATGCATCTACATGTTCGTTGTAGCGGTGCCGGTATGTTCTCACTGCTGTATCgtatttcttttttttctgttacATGCGCCCAGTAAGNNNNNNNNNNNNNNNNNNNNNNNNNNNNNNNNNNNNNNNNNNNNNNNNNNNNNNNNNNNNNNNNNNNNNNNNNNNNNNNNNNNNNNNNNNNNNNNNNNNNNNNNNNNNNNNNNNNNNNNNNNNNNNNNNNNNNNNNNNNNNNNNNNNNNNNNNNNNNNNNNNNNNNNNNNNNNNNNNNNNNNNNNNNNNNNNNNNNNNNNNNNNNNNNNNNNNNNNNNNNNNNNNNNNNNNNNNNNNNNNNNNNNNNNNNNNNNNNNNNNNNNNNNNNNNNNNNNNNNNNNNNNNNNNNNNNNNNNNNNNNNNNNNNNNNNNNNNNNNNNNNNNNNNNNNNNNNNNNNNNNNNNNNNNNNNNNNNNNNNNNNNNNNNNNNNNNNNNNNNNNNNNNNNNNNNNNNNNNNNNNNNNNNNNNNNNNNNNNNNNNNNNNNNNNNNNNNNNNNNNNNNNNNNNNNNNNNNNNNNNNNNNNNNNNNNNNNNNNNNNNNNNNNNNNNNNNNNNNNNNNNNNNNNNNNNNNNNNNNNNNNNNNNNNNNNNNNNNNNNNNNNNNNNNNNNNNNNNNNNNNNNNNNNNNNNNNNNNNNNNNNNNNNNNNNNNNNNNNNNNNNNNNNNNNNNNNNNNNNNNNNNNNNNNNNNNNNCACGTTGAAGGATAAACCGCTAGAGGATAAGGAAGCAGAATAAGAGTAGAAGAGTATGTGGAAGATACAACAGTGCCAGACCTTGGCTAGCTGAGCGTTTTGTTGCACTTTTCGTTGGTACTTCGTGATGAGTAGCGCCAGCTGTTGTGTGTTTGACCTACCTCCATCTgcttccttccctcttcctgcTCACAATGAATGTGAATGCCAGTAGCGCTTAGTTGTATATCATGCGTACTCCATGAAGCGAGAGGGAATTCTCAAGGCGTGCGATTTTGCATTTTATAGTTCTGAAAGACTCTTCCTCGACCCCCTTTGTCTCGCTCTTCACTCTCTTCGagcctgcctctctctctcacacacatacacacacacacacacacacacttaccCATGCTTCAATGTTTTCCcttgcatgtgtgtctctgcaACCTGACGTGCTCCGGCGCAAAGACGCACGAAGCGACGAGcatttccctctctcgcactATTAATCTCGCACGCGACACACCAGGGCTGTACACGTGCGCTCAATGCAAGCgacgcgctctctttctcccttcttttcgGCGCCCTGCTGCTCGTCGGCGAAGCCGGACCCTTGACAAGGTATTTCTTCCCCATCACCTTTGTGCTATATCGACCTTCAAGGTGGATTACACTTCACCTGCGCGAGGGCGATCCACGTATTCGCATCCGCTCTTGACGGACATACGTTCCTCTGCCTCAACACAGTGACTTTTTAAAGTTCTTTGGGCTCGCCGCACACCACTGTTCATCATGCCCGCGTCTGTCAGCCTACGTCTGTGCCTCAGAGTACGGTACCTCCTGGTGCTCATCTCTGCGCTCTGTGCGGTGGGGGTTCTCGGATGGGGCTGCACAGGGCACATGGTTCTCGCCGAGATTGCGCGCCGACAGTTGGACCCGTCCAACGAGAAAAAGATCCAGGCGATGGCGATGAAGTTTAAGGAGAGCGGCCCGTTCCTGTTGTCTCCAGACATGATTCAGGCTGCGTGCTGGCCAGATGATGTGAAGAGGTGGGGCCAGGACGCCATGAGCACGTGGCACTACAACGCTATGCAGTACAACCCGGATGGTATCAATATCACGGATTCGGTCGAGGCAGTGAACGCCGTCTCCGTCTCCCTCGACATGATAACATCGCTGAGCAACGTTAGGTCACCGCTGTACATGTTGAACTTTGCGTGGGTGTATCTAGTACACTTAATTGGTGACCTGCACCAGCCCCTGCATGCAGTGTCGAGGTACTCTGAAAAATACCCGCACGGTGACCGCGGCGGCAACTTGGTTTGGGTTCGCGTACAAACGAAAATGCTGAGGCTGCATGCCTTCTGGGATAATATTTGCACTGCCACACCAGTGTTGTACAGGCGacccctttcctccaccGACCTCTTGGCCATCTCTGAGATGGCGGATCGGCTGCTGAAAACTTATTCGTTTTCAAGCGACTTAAAGACCATGCAGGACGTGCAGAGGATGGCAAATGAGAGCTACGCGCTTGCTGTGAACAGCAGCTACGCTGACATGATCCCGGGCACGACTCTCAGCGCTGCTTATATTTCTCGATGCGTGGAAGTCGCTGAAAGTCGTTTGACACTCGGCGGCTACCGCCTTGGCTATATTCTGAATAAGCTCCTGTTAGATATCGACGTAGACGAGAACGCCATGAAAGCATacagtgctgcggtgctgaagcGGGGCGCCACCGGTACGCACGGCCAGCAGGCTGTAAAGGGGTCATGCCTTCACGCACACGGGTGTATGAGCGACAGTGCCACGGAAAGCGTAGGCGATCTCATGATATAGCTCTTTTGCTCTGCCTCTACCCTGAGGCGATGGagtggcagagaagcacgAAGGCGAGGCATTGTGTTGGCACCTGCTTTGATTTCCACTGGACCTCTCTGACACGCGGACTTGCTCGATTCTTTTATTTGTGTATGATTTTGCTTTTATATTTCTTTTCGTGTCTTATACCAATCCCTGAATGGCGTGGAGCACCCCAGTGCGTGGTGTCAGGGTTGAGCACCCTACTCGCTgcggggaagccaagcagctcTCCCTTTCCGCTGACCCATGCCGAACCACTTCTGGCGGTGGCAAGGCCGAGTgcctacgacgtggggaTGTCAGGGTGGCgtgtatcgctgctggcgTCTGCGGTCAGGcggtggatggcgctgcgtcggagcgacctgtgACGGTGGACACGCTTGCACGACCCATGCGGTGGGGAGGCTGTCAGTGTGGCTCGAACGCATCTTGCCCGGCCGTCGCcgcccactgctgcagggaGTCTGGGCCGCCCGGAGGGACGTCCCACGTGAGGGCTGGCATGATGCGAGTGGCTGGAGAGGATGGCCTGCGCGGCGTGGAGCGGGCAGAGCTTGAGGCAGGGCCCGTACTCAGGTCACTAAGTACCTTGCTGCAAcgtgtgtctacggctgcttcgccctGCGCGATGGGGCCTGTGTGACAGGgctggtggaggagcggagGTTGAGCTCCTGGCATGTGGCAGGGAATTGGACTCGATGAGACGGGAGTAATACGTATCCCTCCTCTCTACTCCCATGTGGACTCTCCTGCGTCTGCTTTGGCTTCCTATGCTTTTCTTGAATCCCCcttcttgtttgtttctcAACGCTCTTATTTTGCTTCTGGTTTACTCATGATTtttatgttttttttttgtgcctCTGCGtaccttctcttcctcttgcttgctcgctgttgtttgtttgttgtgGTACAGctaccacctctctcttaccTTGGCGTGCGTCGCTGTTCATCACTGGGGCGGCTTCTGAAAACCTACTTGTGCACTCTCGCTGTCCCCGTCTACCCTGCCATTTTGCACCCTTTTTTTCATTCGCTGAGCGCACCCACAAATGGGGCTGTGTTTTTGCACACCCCCAGACTTCCGTAGGGTGCTGAAGTAACTCTGCTGATGGAGTGGATACATTGCACGGTAGTGTTGAGTAGGGAGAGGCAGTCGACTTGACGCTCTGTTTTGCACACTTATCGACACGTGCGAGGGACCGCGACATCGCCCGTCGAGGTACATCCgcgggagagaaggagaagaaaaaacagcAGTTGCAAGGAGGTAAAAGTGGCTTTTGGTGAAGACGGAGTAAGCCGCAAGCCGAAGAGGTCACATCAGCTCACTGTGTGGAcggagcagagagggagcgtAGGCAAGCAGGAGACAACAAAGAACGCTTGTTTGGACTCGTCTCGCAGAGGATTCCACACCTTCATGGCACAAGAGAGAGTATATATGTCTGTTATCTGAATGTGCTGAAGGGTGTAAtgggcaaaaaaaaacacctACTGGATGCAGAGATAATCTGAACTCTTGCGTGCGCTTGTCTTAAACCCCTTTTTCTACTCTCACATGCTCCCCACGCTTCTTGGGACTTTGTtctgctctgctctcttACTGGGAAGGCGTTGACAGCAAATTCAAAATGAATGGAGAGGACACTATCGTGTTATCTGCGCCACGAGACGTTCTTGATGTGATCTACGAGAGCGCGGAGATGTTGGTGGTGAACAAGCCCCCGGGCATCCCAATGGGCGGCGATGAAGCCATCTACGGTCGCACCATAGAGTCTCTGGCGTACGACTACATGAGAGCTCGCGGCATCTTCGACGAGACACAtgaacagctgcagcaagcgaggaagcgaaagaagcAGCTCAAGTTTGTGCATCAGCTGGACTTCGGTACGAGCGGGGTGCTGTGCTTGGCCTTCACAAAAGACATGGCCGCGCGGCTTGCTCACTGCTTTGAGATGCGCACCGTTCGGAAGTACTACATTGCACTGCTGCACGGGCACGTGCCATGTGAGACGGCACCGCCGGAAGCGGGTGCCTCGTGTGACCAGTCAGGCTCCACTTGCGCGCCTGATACAGTGGCACGTCAATCGCCGTTTGTTGTGTGGGTGAATGGATGCAACAAAGCATGGGAAGGCTTGGGCTGCGTCCGGGTggtttgctcttcttcgcgcGAAGGTGCCCCTGCGAACTCAGCGGATAGCGAAGAGTTGGAAAGGCTCCGGCAccttctgcagcagccgctggagCCGGCattggaggcggcggcgctgttaAATGTGAAGGGTGCGGCGAAGGACAGACCTGCGACTGTGGTGCATCGGTATCGCTCTAGTCGAAGCACTGTGCCATCGCTGACGACTACAACACTGGAGGATCTTGCGCCTGTACCGGCAGACGCGGTGGAGGACCTCATCTACCGCACACTGTCAGAGAACGCCGCATCACACTCTGTCATCAATGTTGACTTGCCAGTGGGCTACGATTCGACTGACCCCGAGCACCTCCGTATGGCTGTCATGGCAGAGCACAGCCGAGGCGCTAAAACAAGCTTGTTGGTGCTGAAGCGCACCTACttggcagcacctccaccggcgGAGAGCGAAGCACAATCGTGTGACACACTCACTCAGGGTTTCGCCTCTGCTACTCGCTATCCAGTGACGCTGGTACTGCTCGCCCCCCACACGGGCCGACGTCATCAGCTTCGTGTGCACTGCCGCGCCATCGGCTTCCCTATTGTTGGGGACACGTTGTACTGCACTGACTTGCCGTGGTGTGCCGCTTTGCCGCTAGGACCATCCGCGTCAACATGGACGACTGTTGAAGCGCGACGCATGTATCTGCATGCAtggcgactgctgctgcccggcACGGCGGCACGCCATCTCGATGAAACTGAACGGGTGGCgctcaagaagaagcgacGTCGCGAGACTTTGGGACTATCGGAGCAAGGCAACGCCTCCGTGTCTGCGAGCCGCGACGAGTGGACGGAATTTATCGCCTCGGTGAGCTTTTCTGGATTAGAcctggaggaggcagaggagcggGGGATGTGAGTCACAAACCTCCACACAGCCTTTATGAACCATACTCTCAAGggcaaaggggaagaggtgcgctgctgtgttggATGTGCATTGATGAATCCAGGGATTCAGCAGCGCTTGTCTCCCTCGCGCTGATGGCCTTTCAGGGCCATGCGTCGTGCCTGGTGAGGAGGACATAATTCACTTTGCCCCACAGCGGACGGccctctccactgcggcgacgagcactgcagcgccatgtAATCTCACGATCCATTCTTGCGACTGGGGCTAAGTTCGCTATGTTCTTCACTGAtcagcgtctctctccgtctaAACAATCGACCCTTCTCTTTGCATGTGTGCACTGCTATACCGACATGGTGTACCGTTTGATCCTTGAAAGCCAGCGCGCCCAAACTGCATAGACGCACCGACCTCTCACAGggtccttttttttttcgcacATTCTCTCGAGCTTTTCTCTACCTATACGTGTCACTGGGACGCAAATACAGGCGActacacgcccacacacgccacgCACATAGTTGGGCAGAGGCATACCCCCCTCCGCCGCgcacttcttctctcgcttcccctcAAAGGTACGACgccgtcgctctcgctctctctctcgctctccctctcgcttgcACACTGATTTGTTTGGCCACTACTGGACTGCTCTCGCCTTCATTGTTTGTGTGATACGTCACTCTCCGTCTGTTTGTTTGCCCAGACATACACTGGTGTGGGCACTTGCAGCACTGACTATGGACGTCGTCGGAGTTGTGTAGGAATGCTACATGAAGTGTATGCTCCTCGCACTGTGGCAGATGTGGCATGGAGTCGGCAGAAGACCGTGGCGCTCTCCGCGGTGATCCAGCAGGCACGCGGTAGAGGCAAGGCTTTGCCGAGTGGGGCACCGCATATTATCCTCCTCTACGGACCTCCCGGCTGCGGCAAGCTTGCAGCCTTAAAGGTACTACTGTGCGAGGATGCTACAGTGGTGGCAGCTCGTGCATCCACCACTCATGGCACGTCTCGTGCCGGCGCAGGTACCACATCGCAGTTGATGCAATCTAACAACACGTCCTTTCACGTCTTTCACAGCTGTGAGGCCACCGTGCAAGCCTACGCGCAGTACTTGCGTAGCGTTCTTTCATACTGTCGAGGTCAGCTAGGTGGCggtgagctgcagctgccgtcttTGGCCGAATCACTGACAAAGTGTatcagcagtggcggccgcagcagctctgtgGAGAGCTGCGCACGTGCTGTGGAAGGAAGCGCTGACTTGACAGTGCCTCAAACGTCTGCTTCGGCAGAGCTGCCAGCAAACCATGCACACATCATCAAGTTCTACGGTGAGCCTGCTTCCCACGCGTTGCATCGTTGCACACTCTTATTTCTCAAAGAgtacgaggagctgcgcgccatTGCACAGCGCGAAGAGCGGGAGCAGAAGGCATTCCCTTCGCTCAACACATGTGCGGGTAGGCGGACATGTCTGATGAAGCATCTCCACCGCAACCTCATCTTTTTCCTTCATACAACACACGATACGCACAACGATAAGCTGGATCTAAACACGTCTTTCCCGTCTACGCTGCTCCAAAGCCCCGCGGTGGAGCTGTTTCATTGTACACCGATGACGGAGATTAACCTGCGCAAGCGACTCCGCAGTATTTTGGAtcaagaggcgcagcggcaggcgcaggaggagcagtggGCAGCGGTCACGCCCATGATGGGCTGTTTTGCGGGTACCCTGTCGTCATCATTGCCCAGCGCGCTACCAGCTACGTTTCTCAATAAAGCTCGGCGGAACACGAAGGCGAAGCGGAAGGCGTCCACACTCACATCCCCCCCTGCCACTGCGTTCACCGCATCATCGAGCTATGACCTCATGGACTCAGCGACGTTGGAGGCCATTGTGGCGGGCAGCCAGGGCGACATCCGACAGGCCCTTCTTCAAGTACAGTGGTCGTGTCTGATGCCGGCGTCGAGCTCACTTGCCGTGACGGCACACCAAAATGGTGCCCCAGTCAAAGGGGCGTGGGTACAGGCAGCACAAGCTGCGGCAGAGATCTGGGTGAGGCTGGAGAAACAGCGATCGGCGGCACGTGAGGGTCTCGTGGCAACCGGCGCCGATACCGCTGGCGGTCGCGTGCTTTCCCTGAGTGACACTAAGGACGCCAAGCTGAGAGTCTACGCCTCGCACTCGACGTCGTGTGTATCTGCCGCTACACTGGCGTCGAAAGCCTCCGCTGCGATGCACGGCGAATGCAGGGATGAGGACGGCGAGATCGACAGCGAGCGTGATAGTGATGTGGTCGAAGAAGTAAGCTTCAAGGATTCTGACGAAACGGTCAACATATCTTCTTCCACCTCTGAATCCTGCACGCCTCCTGCACGACAGGCAGCCCGCAATGGTGACAGCAAAACGTGGAACAAGGAGGGTGGTGCGGCTTCCCGCAAACGGGCCCGTcagtcgtcgccgccaccgcctgcaATGAACATGTTGTCACTGCTTGACTCCCAGATGGAGCGTATGGAGGTAATGACCAGCATGGATGGCCGAGGAGCGTGCGGCATAAAAAACAAGCCGGGTCGTGTCGCACATCGCGTCTTAGCACCtttggcggctgcggcggagtCACAGCCGCCCAGCGTCCTTCCGATGACGCGGGACGAGTACCTTGACCTTTCTCACGCCGTCGGCCGGTTGCTCACGCAGAAGTACTGCATTGATGAGGTGCTGGACACTTTAAATGTCCCACCACGCAAGATACTGGATTACTTGACGAACAATCAAATTCGCTACTTTGGCGACGATCAGCTGCCTCAGTACGCACACTGCATCGATGCCGCGAGTGATGCAGATGCGCTGCGGGCCTCTGAGCTGAGTGGCAGCTTCATCGGCGTGCCAAGCGCCACTGCGCTGCGTGAGCGCCGTCAGCTGGCCGACCGCACCACGGCTGGAGAGAGCCTCGGCAACATTGGGCGACTACTCGAAGCCATTGCGCTTCAGTTATTTCACCTCACCTACCGCGCCATTCAGACCGAGGTGCGTCCGCCGCCAGGCTTCGTCGCGCAGGAGCCACCACCGTATTTTCGACTGGCGTACCCGCGTCTCCGCGACATTTCTGACGGCTGGATATCGTCTTCAATGcacagaggggagaggcgcactGAAGCAGATTCCACTGCCAACATCAGTGAGCGGGAGTGGGTCCTACAGGCACTTGCGCGGCTCGAGAGTGTGCCTACAGTGAGCGCCGGTAGTTCTCTCGCAAAttatggcagcagcagtaaccGACGACTTCGCTTCCACAACGACGCAGGCTGCTGCTCATCATCGCTTGCATCGATTACCCCGCGTATCCAGACGGACGAGATGGACGTTATGCGTGAGGGGTTGCCAGACCTGCTgtaccgctgcggcagcaccgaggcCGTGCTGCTCGACTACTACGCCCTGGCTCCTTATATTTTGCTCACCGTGAACCCTTCACTTGCGCCGCAGTCGTTACAGGCGGGATGCATTTCCGCCTCGGCTGCGTTGGCGTCGTTGTCGCGGACGTGTGGAGCGGCAAATGCGACAGCGCAGAGCCCTGACGTGCAAATTGCCCCGGCAGCACCATTCCTGTTACCGCCCTCACCAGACGCCCCCACGACGCCCGCCATGGCTCCCCGCCGCACGGTATTTCGattcgcctcctcgtccttgtcCGCGTCGGCGCCGGGAATGATGGCGCCTTCTGCCCACCCTGTGCCTCCTGCACCGCACCTGCGGACCTGCACGCCTTTGCAGCTGGCGATTTTGCAGCGTGGCCGCAATCCTGCAATGGCTCAGCTCCGTAGCGACCTCTTTGTGCTCTCTGCTAACGATGTTTGTGACAGGACCGCCGGTGCTTCGACGGAGAGCGATGCGGTGCTTCCGCTAATCCCAGACGGGGACGATATCGAAGACATTGACAGTGACTAAGCCATGCAGATGGGAGCGCCTgggtgggaagggggcgaaagagaaggcgcgcAGTTATAGGAGCGCGTATGCGGTATCCAGGCAaagcagagcgagagcaTGAACGGTGCACTGCACAGGACTGTTGTGTGGGTGGAGTTCGAGGGCTGTTGACATGAAACGTGaagttttttttctttcttcgtCTCGACCTGGATGGTGGCGATGATGGTGATGTCtcgtgggaggggggaattgttactgctgctgctgctactccGAGGTTTAGCTTCAGCTGAGGTGGGCCGTGTAGTAGCGAGCTGCACAGCAATACCGAAGGCGCAGTTATccatcatttttttttttcgactCAAGTTCTCGACAGGTCGGCGAATGCACCGCTAAAGatcaccacctcttcttctctgccggTTGTTGCCTGCCTGGCGAGCACATCCAGGGAAAAGGCAAAGTGAGTGGAAGTGACTGTGTGAATAACCTCCTGTTGTCCACAGCACATCTGCAAGGCCCGCTTCCTTTCGAGAATCGCTTTCGCATTGACGTCAATGCGCCTCCTTGCGAGGCCGCGTTTTCAACCCAGCGCTCCACTAATGGCGGAGTATAGCGTATCTCCGTCCCGGCATGCGTGTCTGTAGGTGATGGAtcttgcctcctccccctttctccagTGTGCCGCTGTTATTGCACTCTCGTCTTCTTCCCTCAGtgtccacctctctctctctctcgggggggggggggctgacTCTCTCATTTCCCAacgcgcatgcacacgcgcactgcCGCGCTTACCGACGGTGCCTGTCGACCGTGATGGGCAACTGCGTTCACGCGCCTGACTCTCATGGCTGTGCTTGGCACATGGACACACGTCAGCGCGCAGAGGTTCGGCGATCTCCTCTCTCCAAGTGTGCAtatcttttctctcgctttcccaTGCGCTCACAGCCAGCCTTCTTCATCCTGATCAGCACACATGCCTTCATGGCAGTTACATACATCGGTGCCTCTCTTATCGCACGCGTCtgtcccctcctcgtcctttcGCGCTGTTTTCCTTTCGCCTGACCCGCTGC
It encodes the following:
- a CDS encoding pseudouridine synthase, putative (TriTrypDB/GeneDB-style sysID: LpmP.30.1500), whose protein sequence is MLVVNKPPGIPMGGDEAIYGRTIESLAYDYMRARGIFDETHEQLQQARKRKKQLKFVHQLDFGTSGVLCLAFTKDMAARLAHCFEMRTVRKYYIALLHGHVPCETAPPEAGASCDQSGSTCAPDTVARQSPFVVWVNGCNKAWEGLGCVRVVCSSSREGAPANSADSEELERLRHLLQQPLEPALEAAALLNVKGAAKDRPATVVHRYRSSRSTVPSLTTTTLEDLAPVPADAVEDLIYRTLSENAASHSVINVDLPVGYDSTDPEHLRMAVMAEHSRGAKTSLLVLKRTYLAAPPPAESEAQSCDTLTQGFASATRYPVTLVLLAPHTGRRHQLRVHCRAIGFPIVGDTLYCTDLPWCAALPLGPSASTWTTVEARRMYLHAWRLLLPGTAARHLDETERVALKKKRRRETLGLSEQGNASVSASRDEWTEFIASVSFSGLDLEEAEERGM
- a CDS encoding hypothetical protein (TriTrypDB/GeneDB-style sysID: LpmP.30.1510), with translation MLHEVYAPRTVADVAWSRQKTVALSAVIQQARGRGKALPSGAPHIILLYGPPGCGKLAALKVLLCEDATVVAARASTTHGTSRAGAGTTSQLMQSNNTSFHVFHSCEATVQAYAQYLRSVLSYCRGQLGGGELQLPSLAESLTKCISSGGRSSSVESCARAVEGSADLTVPQTSASAELPANHAHIIKFYGEPASHALHRCTLLFLKEYEELRAIAQREEREQKAFPSLNTCAGRRTCLMKHLHRNLIFFLHTTHDTHNDKLDLNTSFPSTLLQSPAVELFHCTPMTEINLRKRLRSILDQEAQRQAQEEQWAAVTPMMGCFAGTLSSSLPSALPATFLNKARRNTKAKRKASTLTSPPATAFTASSSYDLMDSATLEAIVAGSQGDIRQALLQVQWSCLMPASSSLAVTAHQNGAPVKGAWVQAAQAAAEIWVRLEKQRSAAREGLVATGADTAGGRVLSLSDTKDAKLRVYASHSTSCVSAATLASKASAAMHGECRDEDGEIDSERDSDVVEEVSFKDSDETVNISSSTSESCTPPARQAARNGDSKTWNKEGGAASRKRARQSSPPPPAMNMLSLLDSQMERMEVMTSMDGRGACGIKNKPGRVAHRVLAPLAAAAESQPPSVLPMTRDEYLDLSHAVGRLLTQKYCIDEVLDTLNVPPRKILDYLTNNQIRYFGDDQLPQYAHCIDAASDADALRASELSGSFIGVPSATALRERRQLADRTTAGESLGNIGRLLEAIALQLFHLTYRAIQTEVRPPPGFVAQEPPPYFRLAYPRLRDISDGWISSSMHRGERRTEADSTANISEREWVLQALARLESVPTVSAGSSLANYGSSSNRRLRFHNDAGCCSSSLASITPRIQTDEMDVMREGLPDLLYRCGSTEAVLLDYYALAPYILLTVNPSLAPQSLQAGCISASAALASLSRTCGAANATAQSPDVQIAPAAPFLLPPSPDAPTTPAMAPRRTVFRFASSSLSASAPGMMAPSAHPVPPAPHLRTCTPLQLAILQRGRNPAMAQLRSDLFVLSANDVCDRTAGASTESDAVLPLIPDGDDIEDIDSD
- a CDS encoding p1/s1 nuclease (TriTrypDB/GeneDB-style sysID: LpmP.30.1490) — encoded protein: MPASVSLRLCLRVRYLLVLISALCAVGVLGWGCTGHMVLAEIARRQLDPSNEKKIQAMAMKFKESGPFLLSPDMIQAACWPDDVKRWGQDAMSTWHYNAMQYNPDGINITDSVEAVNAVSVSLDMITSLSNVRSPLYMLNFAWVYLVHLIGDLHQPLHAVSRYSEKYPHGDRGGNLVWVRVQTKMLRLHAFWDNICTATPVLYRRPLSSTDLLAISEMADRLLKTYSFSSDLKTMQDVQRMANESYALAVNSSYADMIPGTTLSAAYISRCVEVAESRLTLGGYRLGYILNKLLLDIDVDENAMKAYSAAVLKRGATGTHGQQAVKGSCLHAHGCMSDSATESVGDLMI